A region from the Sorex araneus isolate mSorAra2 chromosome 6, mSorAra2.pri, whole genome shotgun sequence genome encodes:
- the LOC101552596 gene encoding olfactory receptor 8K3-like has product MTPMDKHNLTVLEEFILLGITDRPELQAPFFGLFLIIYVISLVGNLGMIILTNIDSRLQTPMYFFLRHLAFIDLGYSTAVGPKTLVNFIANQNRIPYHWCATQLAFFIFFIISELFVLSAMAYDRYVAICNPLLYTVVMSQKVCWVLVLIPYAYSAFLSLITTIKIFISSFCGHNVISHFYCDSLPLLTLVCSGTHDVEMIILIFSAFNLVSSLLIVIVSYILILKAILRMKSAEGRRKAFSTCGSHLTAVVILYATLFFMYVQPKSSHSFENDKMASVFYTLIIPMLNPLIYSLRNKEVKGALQRIWKTMCKLPI; this is encoded by the coding sequence ATGACCCCGATGGACAAACACAATCTCACGGTGCTTGAGGAATTCATCCTCCTGGGAATCACAGACCGCCCGGAGCTGCAGGCTCCCTTCTTTGGGCTCTTCCTCATCATCTACGTGATCTCACTGGTGGGCAACCTGGGCATGATCATCCTCACCAACATAGACTCTAGGTTGCAAacacccatgtacttctttctCAGACACTTGGCATTCATTGACCTTGGCTATTCAACAGCGGTGGGACCCAAGACCTTAGTCAATTTTATTGCTAATCAGAATAGAATCCCCTATCATTGGTGTGCCACGCAGCTggctttcttcattttcttcattattaGTGAACTTTTTGTTCTGTCGGCAATGGCCTacgaccgctatgtggccatctgcaacccCCTTCTCTACACAGTTGTCATGTCACAGAAAGTCTGTTGGGTTCTGGTGTTAATCCCATATGCCTACAGCGCCTTTCTATCTCTGATAACCactatcaaaatttttatttcatccttcTGTGGCCACAATGTCATTAGCCACTTCTACTGTGATAGTCTTCCTTTGTTAACTTTGGTGTGCTCAGGGACGCATGACGTGGAAATGATAATACTGATCTTTTCAGCATTTAACTTGGTTTCGTCTCTTCTGATAGTCATCGTGTCCTACATACTGATCCTGAAGGCCATCCTCAGGATGAAGTCTGCCGAGGGGAGGcgcaaagccttctccacctgcggATCACACCTGACAGCAGTCGTCATATTGTATGCGACTCTGTTCTTTATGTACGTGCAGCCCAAATCCAGCCATTCCTTTGAAAATGACAAAATGGCCTCTGTGTTTTACACATTGATAATACCCATGCTGAACCCCCTGATCTACAGCTTGAGGAATAAAGAAGTAAAGGGTGCCCTGCAAAGAATATGGAAAACTATGTGTAAGCTCCCAATATAA